One genomic region from Phragmites australis chromosome 1, lpPhrAust1.1, whole genome shotgun sequence encodes:
- the LOC133888539 gene encoding uncharacterized protein LOC133888539 — MKGAVEVKLTKDTPARRGWGWWRDDGNVDDGDVGVVRIGRNLAIVDTTFSESDEVTKRWLAEAASLARGRHLRAPLVAGLVALRGRDPSSVDRYWWRADSGFSPHDPANPIRCVALCLGGSRVLVYCPNAHGFRIRRHERSPVNSRLVFYGNNMNKLRAFLDDKRITVACFGPREAAKKLANEWGLHVARPAELTDLFARAYGKEAGVDAEKAKPKKRARYWMGKAALARARAKAERDDYDSDDDEEGTNQWKRAEKVVRGLSLERMALVALGREMRLARCPAKVADADWSGRFDLGEEEWAYATRDAYLCFEIAARCLQKLGIPIGA, encoded by the coding sequence atgaAGGGAGCCGTGGAGGTCAAGCTGACGAAGGACACTCCGGCGCGCCGCGGTTGGGGGTGGTGGCGCGACGACGGCAACGTCGACGACGGCGACGTCGGCGTCGTCCGGATCGGTCGCAACCTGGCCATCGTCGACACCACCTTCTCCGAGAGCGACGAAGTCACCAAGCGCTGGCTCGCTGAGGCCGCGTCCCTCGCCCGCGGCCGCCACCTCCGCGCGCCCCTCGTCGCGGGCCTCGTCGCGCTGCGCGGCCGCGACCCCTCCAGTGTGGACCGCTACTGGTGGCGTGCCGACTCGGGATTCAGCCCGCACGACCCTGCCAACCCGATCCGCTGCGTCGCGCTGTGCCTCGGCGGCTCCCGCGTCCTCGTCTACTGCCCCAACGCGCACGGCTTCCGCATCCGCAGGCACGAGCGCTCCCCTGTCAACAGCCGGCTCGTGTTCTACGGCAACAACATGAACAAGCTCCGCGCGTTCCTGGACGACAAGCGCATCACCGTGGCCTGCTTCGGCCCGCGGGAGGCAGCGAAGAAGCTGGCGAACGAGtgggggctgcacgtggcgcgGCCGGCGGAGCTGACGGATCTGTTCGCGCGCGCGTACGGGAAGGAGGCCGGGGTGGACGCCgagaaggcgaagccgaagaaGCGCGCGAGGTACTGGATGGGGAAAGCGGCGCTCGCGAGGGCGAGGGCCAAGGCCGAGCGGGACGACTACGacagcgacgacgacgaggagggtACCAACCAGTGGAAGCGAGCGGAGAAGGTGGTGAGGGGCCTGAGCCTGGAGCGCATGGCGCTCGTGGCGCTCGGGCGGGAGATGCGGCTGGCGCGCTGCCCGGCGAAGGTGGCGGATGCGGACTGGAGCGGCCGCTTCGACCTGGGCGAGGAGGAGTGGGCGTACGCGACCCGCGACGCGTACCTCTGCTTCGAGATCGCGGCCCGCTGCCTCCAGAAGCTCGGCATCCCCATCGGCGCCTGA